The following coding sequences lie in one Arabidopsis thaliana chromosome 3, partial sequence genomic window:
- a CDS encoding Pentatricopeptide repeat (PPR) superfamily protein (Pentatricopeptide repeat (PPR) superfamily protein; CONTAINS InterPro DOMAIN/s: Pentatricopeptide repeat (InterPro:IPR002885); BEST Arabidopsis thaliana protein match is: Pentatricopeptide repeat (PPR) superfamily protein (TAIR:AT5G46100.1); Has 35779 Blast hits to 10850 proteins in 252 species: Archae - 2; Bacteria - 9; Metazoa - 300; Fungi - 243; Plants - 34331; Viruses - 0; Other Eukaryotes - 894 (source: NCBI BLink).) — MILRRLVLSATSNSNPRRSQSLSSSGVRILSSSSSDRYTSSSQRYSGDDRLARLRHKDWLAPNEVLKIFDNVKDPSFLLPAYQHYSKRKDYQPTESLYALMINKFGQAKMYDEIEEVMRTIKLEKRCRFSEEFFYNLMRIYGNLAGRINRAIEILFGMPDFGCWPSSKSFNFILNLLVSAKLFDEIHKIFVSAPKLGVEIDACCLNILIKGLCESGNLEAALQLLDEFPQQKSRPNVMTFSPLIRGFCNKGKFEEAFKLLERMEKERIEPDTITFNILISGLRKKGRVEEGIDLLERMKVKGCEPNPGTYQEVLYGLLDKKRNLEAKEMMSQMISWGMRPSFLSYKKMVLGLCETKSVVEMDWVLRQMVNHGFVPKTLMWWKVVQCVVSKNNDDSQANLDRITAC; from the coding sequence atgattCTTCGGAGGCTTGTTCTGTCTGCAACATCGAATTCAAATCCCAGAAGAAGCCAATCACTTTCATCTTCTGGTGTTCGTAttctctcatcatcatcttcagatAGATATACGTCGTCCTCGCAACGATATTCCGGTGACGATAGACTCGCCAGGCTAAGGCACAAGGACTGGTTAGCCCCAAACGaagttttgaaaatcttcGACAATGTCAAAGATCCGAGCTTCCTGCTGCCAGCTTACCAGCATTACTCTAAACGGAAAGACTATCAACCAACGGAATCTCTCTACGCCCTTATGATCAACAAGTTTGGCCAAGCTAAAATGTACGATGAAATCGAAGAAGTAATGAGAACTATAAAGCTTGAGAAAAGATGTCGTTTCTCAGAGGAGTTTTTCTACAATTTGATGAGGATTTACGGGAACTTAGCCGGAAGAATCAACCGAGCGATCGAGATATTGTTCGGTATGCCGGATTTTGGATGCTGGCCAAGTTCTAAGAGTTTCAATTTCATACTGAATTTACTTGTTTCCGCGAAGTTGTTCGATGAGATTCATAAGATCTTTGTGAGTGCTCCTAAGCTAGGTGTTGAGATCGATGCTTGTTGCTTGAATATACTCATCAAAGGACTCTGTGAGAGTGGGAATTTAGAAGCTGCACTCCAACTGCTCGACGAATTTCCTCAACAAAAATCACGGCCTAATGTGATGACGTTTTCTCCTTTGATTCGTGGTTTCTGTAATAAGGGAAAGTTCGAAGAAGCTTTTAAATTGTTGGAGAGGATGGAGAAGGAACGAATCGAACCAGATACTATCACgtttaacattttgatttcAGGGCTTAGGAAGAAAGGTAGAGTTGAAGAAGGGATTGATCTTTTAGAGAGAATGAAGGTAAAGGGGTGTGAACCAAATCCTGGGACTTATCAGGAGGTGTTGTATGGTCTCTTGGATAAAAAGAGGAACTTGGAAGCTAAAGAGATGATGAGTCAGATGATTTCATGGGGTATGAGACCCAGTTTTCTGTCTTACAAGAAGATGGTTTTGGGGCTTTGTGAAACGAAGTCGGTTGTGGAAATGGACTGGGTTTTGAGGCAAATGGTGAATCATGGTTTTGTTCCAAAGACATTGATGTGGTGGAAAGTTGTTCAGTGTGTTGTTTCAAAGAACAATGATGACTCTCAAGCAAATTTGGATCGTATTACTGCTTGCTAG